In the genome of Ancylomarina subtilis, one region contains:
- a CDS encoding endonuclease domain-containing protein, with translation MKYHEIKEIKHKLKRNTTPSEKLLWKHIRNRQLKGRKFLRQHAIIYDTDHDEYFFFVPDFYCIAEKLAIELDGKVHDFRKGKDANRDAILEDQDIRVIRIKNKELVNPTAVLDKIISSFRLEDDDPAFKRKSYQ, from the coding sequence ATGAAATATCACGAGATTAAAGAAATAAAACACAAACTAAAACGTAACACAACACCATCAGAGAAGCTGTTATGGAAGCATATTCGCAATAGACAGCTTAAGGGACGGAAATTTTTAAGGCAACATGCCATTATTTATGATACCGACCATGATGAATATTTCTTTTTTGTGCCTGACTTTTACTGTATTGCCGAAAAACTAGCAATTGAACTGGATGGAAAGGTTCATGACTTCAGAAAGGGAAAGGATGCTAATCGAGACGCCATATTAGAAGATCAAGACATTAGGGTGATTCGAATTAAAAATAAAGAACTGGTTAACCCAACAGCTGTTTTAGATAAGATTATATCATCCTTCAGACTAGAAGATGATGATCCTGCCTTTAAAAGAAAATCGTATCAATAA
- a CDS encoding OsmC family protein, protein MSDLKFRVKAHSENPTKTVVKARGFEIIIDEPADLGGTDEGANPVEYILAAFCGCINVMAHVIAKEMNIELRSVKIKMAGELNPNRLFGTSFDDRAGYKGIEVSIEPDCDASPEVLAKWLEAIEDRCPVSDNLRNITPVSLKLKKRKLVEA, encoded by the coding sequence ATGTCAGATTTAAAATTCAGAGTAAAAGCACATAGCGAGAATCCAACTAAGACGGTCGTAAAAGCCAGAGGTTTTGAGATTATTATTGATGAACCTGCCGATTTGGGAGGAACCGATGAGGGTGCCAATCCTGTTGAATACATTTTGGCTGCATTTTGCGGATGTATCAATGTAATGGCTCATGTGATTGCCAAGGAGATGAACATCGAATTGCGATCGGTTAAGATTAAAATGGCTGGTGAACTCAACCCCAATCGCTTGTTCGGAACGTCTTTTGACGACAGAGCGGGTTATAAGGGAATTGAGGTTTCTATTGAACCCGATTGTGATGCCTCGCCTGAGGTCTTGGCTAAATGGCTGGAGGCCATCGAAGACAGATGTCCTGTTTCTGATAATTTGAGAAACATAACGCCAGTAAGCTTAAAGCTTAAAAAGAGAAAGCTCGTTGAGGCGTAA
- a CDS encoding carboxypeptidase-like regulatory domain-containing protein yields the protein MNTTDKLKLDSYQEVEQVLDKNSGIYESDAPTKGEVAKFTVYKTGLFALGEKMDAPAEWLVVNKKEIKNKLIASLFPFSNNLVCFANSNGNTSILEQVDISKSVLAALSELNLIQYTESCIKIAQDNLAQLTDYAITQESIISLQTDLGDFLKNRTDRLILMEDKKTSNKAFNDLKKKTNQFLKTVLDRSIERYRQSHPDFVNHYFAARQTAKGIQHPYELMGYLTDEANGQVIGEGKVTAEKLGLRVDISPGGTFRFKSFPTGDHRLKIESIGYKTLYVPIRRFQSKPCKLNISLQALPLLEPHEV from the coding sequence ATGAATACAACAGATAAACTAAAATTAGATTCTTATCAGGAGGTTGAACAGGTTCTTGATAAAAATAGCGGTATTTACGAATCGGATGCACCAACCAAAGGGGAGGTGGCAAAATTTACAGTTTATAAGACAGGTTTATTTGCCCTTGGCGAAAAGATGGATGCACCGGCTGAGTGGCTCGTTGTGAATAAAAAGGAGATTAAAAACAAATTGATTGCCAGTTTGTTTCCTTTCTCCAATAACCTGGTTTGTTTTGCCAATAGTAATGGGAATACCTCAATCCTCGAACAAGTTGATATTTCGAAATCGGTATTGGCTGCTTTGAGCGAGCTAAACTTAATTCAATACACCGAGTCGTGTATCAAGATTGCTCAGGATAACCTGGCTCAACTGACTGACTATGCCATTACTCAGGAAAGTATTATCAGCTTGCAAACCGATTTAGGAGACTTTCTTAAAAACCGAACCGATCGTTTGATTCTGATGGAAGATAAAAAGACCTCTAATAAGGCCTTTAACGATCTGAAGAAAAAAACCAATCAGTTTTTAAAAACAGTGCTCGATCGCAGTATCGAAAGATACCGACAGTCGCATCCCGACTTTGTGAACCATTACTTTGCGGCCCGACAAACAGCCAAGGGAATTCAACACCCTTACGAACTGATGGGATACCTGACCGATGAGGCCAACGGACAAGTGATTGGTGAGGGAAAAGTTACGGCAGAAAAACTCGGACTTCGTGTAGACATTAGTCCGGGAGGAACGTTCAGATTTAAATCATTCCCTACGGGCGATCATAGGCTTAAAATTGAATCGATTGGTTACAAAACCCTTTATGTGCCTATCCGACGTTTCCAATCGAAGCCATGTAAGCTTAATATTAGCCTGCAGGCCTTGCCTCTGTTGGAACCCCATGAGGTGTAA
- a CDS encoding Crp/Fnr family transcriptional regulator yields MSLEYQTNGYCADHQAISAKDCFESLTMNQKSLVEKSTSILQFAKGETIIKQGFVASHILYIEKGLAKLDVTNDSKLSTLKLLSNDSFVGIMCSFACRNLDFSAVALEDTTIRMIDMDIFLSLIKENGEFALRLMRHMSSLTNEIMHRTSRIAGKNVEGSLAMILNEFKEIYKSNTFTLPVTRVGLASLAGCSKESAINTLAKFHNDGIIHLKDKCITLIKQESLDLIIKNG; encoded by the coding sequence ATGAGTTTAGAATATCAGACTAACGGATACTGTGCCGACCATCAGGCCATTAGCGCTAAAGACTGTTTTGAATCCTTAACAATGAATCAAAAAAGTTTGGTGGAAAAATCCACCAGCATACTGCAGTTTGCCAAAGGAGAAACCATCATCAAACAGGGTTTTGTGGCATCGCATATTCTATATATCGAAAAAGGGTTGGCTAAACTTGATGTCACCAATGATTCAAAACTATCAACTTTAAAACTGTTAAGTAACGATTCCTTCGTAGGCATCATGTGCAGTTTTGCATGCCGAAATCTCGATTTTTCAGCAGTGGCTTTGGAAGATACCACCATACGAATGATTGATATGGATATTTTTTTAAGCCTGATTAAAGAGAACGGGGAATTTGCTCTAAGACTGATGCGCCATATGTCGTCACTCACCAATGAGATTATGCACCGAACAAGTCGTATTGCCGGAAAGAATGTTGAAGGCTCTCTGGCTATGATCTTAAACGAATTTAAAGAGATTTATAAAAGCAATACTTTTACCTTACCGGTAACGCGTGTCGGACTGGCTTCTTTAGCTGGCTGTTCAAAAGAAAGTGCCATAAATACACTGGCTAAATTTCACAACGATGGCATTATTCATCTTAAGGATAAATGCATTACCCTTATCAAACAGGAAAGTCTTGATCTGATCATTAAGAATGGCTAA
- a CDS encoding methyltransferase yields MSKQASAIERIVSGKTIQINRPEPLVDVDVLAYKRRMDPLDAVDALIDGDYVLIVDYFSSGLTVLNVLKDHLKKEYADQSFQGQRDYRDKFRELSHRLLLLVSNNKLSVRKSPDIGWLKSLYPDMNEFLLPFPQVQGLNSSWQWHEKGIFIPVLGRKIRPFFGTYFPTRFEHLILFDQWLKQYEGEKKSAIDIGIGSGVLSLQMLKQGFQKLYGTDANPNAIVGVNEELKRSGLHAKVELMHGDLFADCSEKTELIVFNPPWLPASHNLEGIDMAIYYDEDLFPRFFAEAIKHLKPGGRVALLFSNMIEITHKDAEHPIKKELAEGGRFQKELLLHKAVKAASTKTQRNQNWRDEEKVELWVLKMI; encoded by the coding sequence ATGTCAAAGCAAGCATCAGCGATCGAAAGGATCGTATCAGGAAAAACCATTCAAATTAACCGTCCCGAACCCTTAGTGGATGTTGATGTATTGGCTTACAAACGTCGAATGGATCCCCTGGATGCTGTTGATGCCCTGATTGATGGTGATTATGTTTTAATCGTCGATTACTTTAGCAGTGGCTTAACGGTTTTGAATGTATTGAAAGACCACCTTAAAAAAGAATATGCCGATCAGTCTTTTCAGGGACAACGCGATTACCGGGATAAGTTTCGCGAGCTCTCTCACCGTTTGTTGTTGTTGGTTAGCAACAACAAGCTAAGCGTTAGAAAATCGCCGGATATAGGTTGGCTTAAAAGCCTGTACCCCGATATGAATGAGTTTTTATTGCCCTTTCCACAAGTGCAGGGCTTGAACAGTTCCTGGCAGTGGCACGAAAAAGGCATTTTTATACCTGTTTTAGGTCGCAAGATTCGCCCCTTTTTCGGGACTTATTTCCCTACACGATTCGAACATCTCATCCTTTTTGATCAATGGTTGAAACAGTATGAGGGCGAAAAGAAATCAGCCATCGATATTGGAATTGGGAGTGGTGTGCTGTCTTTGCAAATGCTGAAACAGGGGTTTCAAAAACTTTATGGAACCGATGCCAATCCTAACGCGATTGTAGGTGTCAACGAAGAATTGAAACGCTCCGGATTGCATGCTAAAGTGGAGTTGATGCATGGGGATTTGTTTGCCGATTGTTCTGAAAAAACAGAGCTGATTGTTTTTAACCCGCCCTGGTTGCCGGCTTCCCACAATTTGGAAGGGATAGATATGGCCATTTATTACGACGAAGATTTATTCCCTCGCTTTTTTGCCGAAGCCATCAAGCACCTGAAACCCGGAGGCAGAGTGGCTCTATTGTTCTCCAATATGATCGAAATCACCCATAAGGATGCGGAGCATCCAATTAAAAAAGAATTGGCCGAAGGTGGCCGTTTTCAGAAAGAACTGCTCTTGCACAAGGCCGTAAAAGCCGCTTCGACTAAAACCCAACGAAATCAGAACTGGCGTGATGAAGAGAAGGTGGAATTGTGGGTGCTGAAAATGATTTAG
- a CDS encoding SAVED domain-containing protein: MSKTSIPEKIKTQLWTLSAGRCEYRGCNKPLWKDELSMAKMNNAYIAHIVADSPDGPRGDEERSPLLAKSFSNLMLMCDAHHRLIDKEDVDGHPENLLVEMKKEHEKRIELLTSLSSSKKTHVILYGANIGNQGSPLNYESAFQAIIPDKFPTESYGVELSITNSIIKDNEDLFWELESKNLERQFREKVENLKIHSPIKSFSAFGLAPQPLLIKFGTLFNDLYDVQVFQRHREPETWEWQDETDFDDFNLIEPKEFDGLPVLNISLSATITNDRIEKLFDSKICIWTITHDSPDNDFLKGKIILSKFRKICRHFFDIVKAKHGQDNKLHVFPAMPVSAAIEFGRIWMPKADMDLIIYDQNKERNGFYKTIEI; encoded by the coding sequence ATGTCAAAGACTTCAATACCTGAAAAAATAAAGACGCAATTATGGACTTTATCGGCTGGTAGATGCGAATATCGAGGATGTAATAAACCTCTATGGAAGGATGAATTGTCTATGGCAAAAATGAACAATGCTTATATTGCTCATATTGTTGCGGACAGTCCTGATGGACCAAGGGGAGATGAAGAACGTTCTCCATTACTTGCAAAATCATTTAGTAATCTAATGCTAATGTGCGATGCACATCATAGACTAATTGATAAAGAAGATGTTGATGGACATCCAGAAAATTTGTTAGTTGAAATGAAAAAAGAACATGAGAAAAGGATTGAATTGCTTACTTCACTTTCATCGTCAAAGAAAACACATGTAATTTTATACGGTGCAAATATTGGTAATCAAGGTTCTCCTCTTAACTATGAATCTGCATTTCAAGCAATAATTCCAGATAAATTCCCAACGGAAAGCTATGGAGTTGAATTAAGTATAACAAATAGCATTATCAAAGATAATGAAGATTTATTTTGGGAGTTAGAATCCAAAAATCTTGAACGACAATTTAGAGAGAAAGTTGAGAATTTAAAAATACATAGCCCAATCAAATCTTTTTCAGCATTTGGACTTGCACCTCAGCCACTACTTATAAAGTTTGGGACATTATTTAATGACTTGTATGATGTGCAGGTATTTCAAAGGCATAGAGAACCTGAAACTTGGGAATGGCAAGATGAAACCGATTTTGATGATTTTAATCTAATTGAGCCAAAAGAATTTGATGGATTACCTGTTTTAAATATATCGTTAAGTGCTACAATTACAAATGATAGAATTGAAAAACTCTTTGATTCAAAAATTTGTATTTGGACAATTACCCATGACAGTCCGGATAATGACTTCTTAAAAGGCAAGATTATCTTATCTAAGTTTAGAAAAATATGTAGGCACTTTTTTGATATAGTTAAAGCTAAACATGGTCAAGATAATAAGTTGCATGTATTCCCAGCAATGCCTGTCTCTGCTGCAATAGAATTCGGTCGAATATGGATGCCAAAAGCGGATATGGATTTAATAATTTACGACCAAAACAAAGAAAGAAATGGTTTTTACAAAACAATAGAAATATAA
- a CDS encoding NAD(P)/FAD-dependent oxidoreductase translates to MRIGIIGGGAAGFFSAIAAKENYPEAKVVIIEKSRQLLSKVKISGGGRCNLTNACDPQDLYQAYPRGGRSLKKAFHLFNNEDCVEWFESRGVPLVTQDDNCIFPVSQDSQSIIDCFLKECKRLGIEIQKGLAVKSIKPLDEQFELGFDTDNVMSGSFDKLIVTTGGSPKRKGLEWLEALGHKIEDPVPSLFTFNMPDESVTKLMGIVVENALVSLPGTKLKSEGPLLITHWGMSGPAILKLSAFGARVLSEKDYDFNILVNWVNQASNDAVVADLNKIIKENTNKILANYRPYALPDRLWQFLLEKGDLSPQKRWGELGKKGLNKLLNLLTNDEYAVKGKTTFRDEFVTCGGVSLKSVDMASMQSKKCKNLYFAGEVLDIDAITGGYNLQAAWSTGFLAGQLK, encoded by the coding sequence ATGCGAATCGGAATAATAGGAGGGGGAGCAGCAGGTTTCTTTTCAGCCATAGCTGCTAAGGAAAACTACCCTGAGGCAAAGGTGGTGATCATCGAAAAATCAAGACAGCTTTTATCCAAGGTTAAAATATCGGGAGGGGGCAGATGCAACCTGACCAATGCCTGCGATCCGCAGGATTTGTATCAGGCTTACCCCAGAGGAGGGCGAAGTTTGAAAAAAGCCTTTCATCTGTTTAATAACGAGGATTGTGTTGAGTGGTTCGAATCCAGAGGTGTGCCCTTGGTCACACAGGATGACAATTGCATCTTTCCTGTTTCCCAGGATTCCCAGAGTATTATCGACTGCTTTCTGAAGGAATGCAAACGCTTGGGCATTGAGATTCAAAAGGGTTTGGCTGTGAAATCAATTAAGCCCCTTGATGAGCAATTCGAATTGGGTTTTGATACGGACAATGTAATGTCGGGGAGCTTTGATAAGCTAATTGTTACCACTGGTGGCTCGCCTAAACGAAAAGGATTGGAGTGGTTGGAAGCCCTGGGGCATAAGATTGAAGATCCGGTTCCTTCCTTATTTACCTTTAATATGCCGGATGAATCGGTGACCAAACTCATGGGGATTGTGGTGGAGAATGCTTTGGTATCTCTTCCGGGTACCAAGTTGAAATCAGAAGGTCCTTTGCTGATCACGCATTGGGGAATGAGCGGACCAGCTATCTTAAAGCTGTCCGCTTTTGGTGCCAGAGTGTTAAGTGAAAAGGACTACGATTTTAATATTCTTGTTAACTGGGTAAACCAGGCTTCGAATGATGCAGTTGTTGCTGACTTGAATAAGATTATCAAAGAAAATACCAATAAGATTCTGGCTAATTACAGACCCTATGCTTTACCTGACAGACTTTGGCAATTTCTATTGGAGAAAGGGGATTTGTCACCTCAAAAACGTTGGGGCGAACTGGGAAAGAAAGGCCTGAATAAATTGCTCAATTTGCTTACAAACGATGAATATGCCGTAAAAGGCAAAACGACTTTCAGAGATGAGTTTGTGACCTGCGGAGGCGTGAGTCTGAAAAGCGTGGATATGGCAAGCATGCAATCCAAAAAGTGCAAGAACCTTTATTTTGCAGGTGAAGTGCTGGATATCGATGCCATTACCGGAGGTTATAACCTGCAGGCTGCCTGGTCAACCGGATTCCTGGCAGGACAGTTAAAGTAA
- a CDS encoding nucleotidyltransferase domain-containing protein, with the protein MDAKSGYGFNNLRPKQRKKWFLQNNRNIKLNPMLTNEIKAQFNEILEEIGNNLDISETQYKFAVQSYQAVGKWLADEKSLLSPYKPEILPQGSFLLGTMIKPVNDSDELDVDLVCRLEGKKADWAQYHLKKIVGDRLKENKTYKEMLDEEGRRCWTLNYADSSKYHMDVLPSIVSEGHRVILEKAFSAIDFKDFEKTAIRITDNQEDNYFNETNPDYWNKSNPFGYAAWFQERCSISIRKSVFLSESVNPLPTYQKEKLPLQRVVQILKRHRDIMFDGDEDKPISIIITTLSSKAYNKETDIITALTNVVENMESFIETKFSVEHNKWIKWIGNPVNEEENFADKWPENPQKEKNFYEWLNKVKTELSSSFELKELNKIQESFSPIFGKRITDKTFSNISNKGLLKSTSTLLSANVAQHIDTELPKKLPKTKREGFQK; encoded by the coding sequence ATGGATGCCAAAAGCGGATATGGATTTAATAATTTACGACCAAAACAAAGAAAGAAATGGTTTTTACAAAACAATAGAAATATAAAACTAAATCCTATGTTAACAAATGAAATTAAAGCCCAGTTTAATGAGATATTAGAAGAAATTGGAAACAATCTTGATATTTCAGAAACCCAATACAAATTCGCGGTTCAAAGTTATCAAGCTGTAGGTAAATGGCTTGCTGACGAAAAATCATTATTATCACCTTACAAACCTGAAATTTTACCGCAGGGTTCTTTCTTGCTTGGTACTATGATAAAACCAGTTAATGATTCAGATGAACTAGATGTAGATTTAGTTTGTAGGTTGGAAGGGAAAAAAGCAGATTGGGCACAATATCATTTAAAGAAAATTGTTGGAGATAGGCTTAAAGAAAACAAAACTTATAAAGAAATGCTTGATGAAGAAGGTCGCAGATGTTGGACTTTGAATTATGCTGATTCTTCCAAATATCACATGGATGTCTTACCATCAATCGTCTCAGAAGGTCATAGAGTCATCCTTGAAAAAGCATTTTCTGCAATAGACTTTAAGGATTTTGAAAAAACTGCAATAAGAATTACTGACAACCAAGAAGATAATTACTTCAATGAAACCAATCCTGATTACTGGAATAAAAGTAATCCATTTGGATATGCAGCATGGTTTCAAGAAAGGTGTAGTATTTCAATTCGAAAATCTGTTTTTCTTAGCGAATCAGTAAATCCATTGCCAACATACCAAAAAGAAAAACTTCCTCTTCAACGAGTAGTACAAATTCTTAAAAGGCATAGGGATATAATGTTTGATGGAGATGAAGATAAACCAATTTCAATAATTATCACTACTTTATCTTCTAAAGCATACAATAAAGAGACTGATATAATCACAGCATTAACCAATGTTGTTGAAAACATGGAATCTTTCATCGAAACAAAGTTTTCTGTAGAGCATAACAAATGGATAAAATGGATAGGTAATCCTGTTAATGAAGAAGAAAACTTTGCCGACAAATGGCCTGAAAATCCTCAAAAAGAAAAGAATTTTTACGAATGGTTAAATAAGGTAAAAACAGAATTGTCTTCATCTTTTGAATTAAAAGAATTAAATAAAATTCAAGAATCATTTTCGCCTATTTTTGGAAAAAGAATAACAGACAAAACATTTAGTAATATCAGTAATAAAGGATTATTAAAATCAACATCTACCCTATTATCGGCAAATGTAGCGCAACACATAGACACCGAATTACCCAAAAAACTTCCTAAAACCAAAAGAGAAGGCTTTCAAAAATGA
- a CDS encoding YcxB family protein, with translation MKTEITREDFLQFNKHVQSTINHRKPILFAFSFLILFVIVMNIGKPFDLLSIVTEIFLITVLWGLIFVVFKQIGLSKIKKMPNDKGGILGERTYLIEDKGFREISNSSETLTNWNGFKEIQESKDHYYLFVDKIAAYIIPKRSFSNGTEEEEFINTINEKILKHNTGANN, from the coding sequence ATGAAAACAGAAATTACGAGAGAAGACTTTTTACAATTTAACAAACATGTTCAGTCTACAATAAACCATAGAAAGCCTATTTTATTTGCCTTTTCATTTTTAATACTTTTTGTTATAGTAATGAATATAGGTAAACCATTCGATCTACTTTCTATTGTAACTGAAATATTTTTGATCACTGTTTTATGGGGGCTTATTTTTGTTGTTTTTAAGCAAATTGGTTTATCTAAAATTAAGAAAATGCCTAATGACAAAGGAGGAATACTTGGAGAGAGAACATATTTGATAGAAGACAAGGGGTTTAGAGAAATATCTAATTCAAGTGAAACTTTGACCAATTGGAATGGATTTAAAGAAATTCAAGAGTCAAAAGACCACTATTATTTATTCGTTGACAAAATAGCTGCTTATATAATACCTAAAAGAAGTTTCTCTAATGGAACGGAAGAAGAAGAGTTTATAAATACGATTAATGAAAAAATATTAAAACACAATACGGGTGCTAACAACTAA